A single Paenibacillus kribbensis DNA region contains:
- a CDS encoding RtcB family protein, whose protein sequence is MSTSHTTNSSFHEGPYSHLMKLPAGDLTVYASPQLFSSFDYKVFEMANNNLQIPGIRYMGYTPDVHVGVGTCIGTTAVWGMEDGYVSPSIVGSDIGCGMRVHLTNLHKDALKETKLRRKLVKAIDKYLPMEAHQRGHYSDIRLEHIVRKGLHGLPNKYIPDSYTPKKSTSLTHVEHSKFSFDEEVLNLVEDRTWHRAHRQLGTLGGGNHFVEIQAIEIAEENRKTAEAWGMFDGQVAVMIHSGSRAWGGAVSQTSSSAIAKAMGRLGLGTSDPRLVFAPLDHPEAVHYVDMMYSALNYAVVNRHLIAYSVREAFRDVFGTKCELRTLYDLMHNYAWKESHPEHGSVFVHRKGATRALPAGHPDNPRPYQATGHPALIPGSMGTASYIMVGLPGGQDNFYSICHGAGRIRSRSATKRLVSVDDFAGALGVGTDDEIVVNQASLESILDESPQAYKNVDDIIESVTGAGLAAVVAKCKPLAALKGAK, encoded by the coding sequence ATGAGTACATCACATACAACTAACTCGTCCTTTCATGAAGGACCATACAGCCATCTAATGAAGCTTCCGGCAGGTGATTTGACCGTATATGCTTCTCCGCAGCTTTTCTCCTCGTTCGATTACAAAGTGTTCGAGATGGCTAATAACAATCTGCAAATCCCCGGAATCCGCTATATGGGATACACACCGGACGTACATGTAGGCGTCGGAACCTGCATCGGTACGACTGCTGTATGGGGAATGGAGGACGGCTATGTATCTCCCTCCATCGTCGGCAGCGATATTGGCTGCGGCATGCGTGTACACCTGACCAATCTGCACAAGGATGCCCTAAAAGAAACCAAGCTGCGCCGTAAGCTGGTCAAGGCTATCGACAAATACTTGCCGATGGAAGCCCATCAGCGCGGGCATTATTCGGATATTCGGCTGGAGCATATTGTACGCAAAGGGCTGCATGGCTTGCCCAATAAATATATTCCAGACAGCTATACGCCTAAAAAATCAACCTCGCTCACTCATGTGGAGCACAGCAAGTTCTCATTTGACGAAGAGGTACTGAATCTCGTCGAAGATCGCACATGGCATCGGGCTCACCGTCAGCTTGGCACACTGGGCGGCGGCAATCATTTCGTCGAGATTCAGGCGATTGAAATTGCGGAAGAAAACCGCAAAACAGCCGAAGCCTGGGGCATGTTTGACGGTCAGGTGGCCGTGATGATCCATTCCGGGTCACGTGCTTGGGGCGGAGCGGTCAGCCAGACCAGTTCGTCTGCCATTGCCAAGGCGATGGGTCGTCTCGGACTCGGCACCTCCGACCCGAGACTGGTATTCGCGCCGCTGGATCATCCCGAAGCTGTACATTATGTTGATATGATGTATTCTGCGCTGAACTATGCCGTGGTGAATCGGCATCTGATCGCCTATTCCGTACGTGAAGCCTTCCGCGATGTTTTTGGTACAAAGTGCGAGTTGCGTACCTTGTACGATCTGATGCACAATTATGCTTGGAAGGAATCTCATCCGGAGCACGGCAGCGTGTTCGTACATCGTAAAGGTGCTACACGCGCGCTCCCGGCAGGTCATCCCGACAATCCGCGACCCTATCAGGCAACCGGGCACCCGGCCCTGATTCCAGGCTCTATGGGTACAGCCTCTTATATTATGGTCGGTTTGCCAGGGGGTCAGGATAACTTCTACTCCATTTGCCATGGAGCGGGCCGTATTCGTTCACGCTCTGCGACCAAGCGGCTCGTCAGTGTGGATGATTTTGCCGGAGCACTCGGTGTAGGGACAGACGACGAGATTGTGGTTAATCAGGCATCGCTGGAGAGCATTCTCGACGAATCTCCCCAAGCCTACAAAAACGTAGATGATATTATTGAAAGTGTCACCGGGGCAGGACTCGCAGCCGTTGTAGCCAAATGCAAGCCGCTGGCCGCCCTGAAAGGAGCCAAATAA
- a CDS encoding ArsR/SmtB family transcription factor yields the protein MEGDLQKFKADFFKALAHPLRIRILEVLSEGERNVNELQTALGSEGSAVSQQLAVLRAKNLVNSFKEGTTVVYSLRDPLLTELLAVARRIFDNHLVEAISLLEGIRNEK from the coding sequence ATGGAAGGAGATCTCCAGAAGTTTAAGGCCGACTTTTTCAAAGCATTGGCTCACCCTCTGCGCATCCGTATTTTGGAGGTGCTGAGTGAAGGAGAGCGGAATGTGAACGAGTTGCAGACTGCTCTCGGTTCCGAAGGTTCTGCCGTATCGCAGCAATTGGCCGTTTTACGGGCCAAAAATTTGGTAAACAGCTTCAAGGAAGGCACAACGGTCGTGTACTCATTGCGTGACCCGCTTTTGACGGAGCTGCTTGCGGTGGCACGGCGGATTTTTGACAATCATTTGGTCGAGGCGATCTCGTTGCTGGAAGGTATACGCAACGAGAAGTAA